A window of the Cystobacter fuscus genome harbors these coding sequences:
- a CDS encoding ATP-binding protein, with protein sequence MSAGRWTWLLGRLDALLPENRHHLTPGELGRYRVLLGSTVLLAATSLVLAIISALGMNGGAPLVKIGTGAAIGFALILVYLRAGGALRRASLLVCGTMLAGYMLTTFLMPRQIVASHAASLLIPLLSVYLMGVKVGLVFTGFFCLNSGILLPLYQSGFGSREPIFANSQAWIAGVLDSLILLLGWGLSSLFGIARDDASATVRDSERKLHSLLESTTDPVCSLDERGRAITSNSVARKMFQEMYGRELRPGAELDQHSDPVVQEQWRNSLQRALRGESVRFEWIRRNPHRTWVFDVALHPLWGEGDRPVGVTLFGRDITERKEAEAKLGELHRGLMEVSRQAGMAEMATGVLHNVGNMFNSVNVSASLVLERLKGSRTTSLLRASELLREHETNLPTFLTEDARGRQLPQYMSTVSRHLVQEQEDLLTEMKELLRNVEHIREVVSLQQENARVVGRVELVTVPELIDSALRLHLDAFERLGIRIQREYAEMAPLPLDRHRLLQILVNLLGNARHALAESGRDDKWLSLRVRREGEEWLRIEVEDNGVGIAPEHLSRLFSHGFTTKKEGHGFGLHSSALAAEAMKGRLRCESQGKGHGARFTLELPLSAREPPA encoded by the coding sequence ATGAGCGCAGGGCGGTGGACGTGGTTGCTTGGGCGTTTGGACGCCCTGTTGCCCGAGAACCGGCACCACCTGACGCCTGGTGAGCTTGGCCGCTACCGGGTCCTGCTGGGGAGCACCGTCCTGCTGGCGGCCACGTCCCTGGTGCTCGCGATCATCTCCGCCCTGGGGATGAACGGGGGCGCACCGTTGGTGAAGATTGGCACGGGCGCCGCGATCGGATTCGCGTTGATCCTGGTGTACCTCAGAGCGGGAGGCGCGCTCCGGCGCGCGTCACTCCTGGTCTGCGGAACCATGCTGGCCGGGTACATGCTGACGACGTTCTTGATGCCCCGTCAGATCGTCGCCTCGCATGCGGCCAGCCTGCTCATCCCCCTGTTGTCGGTCTACCTGATGGGAGTGAAGGTGGGGCTCGTCTTCACGGGTTTCTTCTGTCTCAACTCGGGGATCCTCCTCCCCCTCTACCAGTCGGGGTTCGGGAGCCGGGAGCCAATCTTCGCCAACTCCCAGGCGTGGATCGCCGGAGTGCTCGACTCCCTCATCCTGCTGCTCGGCTGGGGGCTGAGCTCGCTGTTTGGCATCGCGCGGGACGACGCCTCCGCCACGGTGCGCGACAGCGAGCGCAAGCTGCACAGCCTGCTGGAGAGCACGACGGATCCGGTGTGCTCGCTCGACGAACGGGGACGCGCCATCACGTCCAACAGCGTGGCGAGGAAGATGTTCCAGGAGATGTACGGCAGGGAGCTGCGCCCGGGCGCCGAGCTGGATCAGCACAGCGATCCCGTGGTGCAGGAACAATGGCGCAACAGCCTGCAACGCGCCCTGCGCGGAGAGAGCGTCCGCTTCGAGTGGATCCGGCGGAACCCCCACCGCACCTGGGTGTTCGATGTGGCGCTCCACCCCCTGTGGGGAGAGGGGGATCGGCCCGTGGGGGTGACGCTCTTCGGACGGGACATCACGGAGCGCAAGGAGGCCGAGGCGAAGCTGGGGGAGCTGCACCGGGGGCTGATGGAAGTGTCACGCCAGGCGGGCATGGCGGAGATGGCCACGGGCGTGCTGCACAACGTGGGCAACATGTTCAACAGCGTCAACGTCTCCGCCTCGCTCGTCCTCGAGCGGCTGAAAGGCTCGCGCACCACGTCCCTGCTGCGTGCCTCGGAGCTGCTGCGCGAGCACGAAACCAACCTGCCCACCTTCCTGACGGAGGATGCCCGGGGACGTCAGCTTCCGCAGTACATGTCCACGGTGTCCCGGCACCTGGTGCAGGAGCAGGAGGACCTGCTGACGGAGATGAAGGAGCTGCTGCGCAACGTGGAGCACATCCGCGAGGTGGTGAGCCTGCAGCAGGAGAACGCCCGCGTCGTGGGGCGGGTGGAGCTGGTCACGGTGCCCGAGCTGATCGACAGCGCGCTGCGCCTGCACCTGGACGCCTTCGAGCGTCTGGGCATCCGCATCCAGCGCGAGTACGCCGAGATGGCACCGCTGCCGCTGGACCGGCACCGGCTGCTGCAGATCCTCGTGAATCTCCTGGGCAACGCGCGGCATGCCCTGGCGGAGAGCGGACGCGATGACAAGTGGTTGTCGCTGCGCGTGCGGCGCGAGGGCGAGGAGTGGCTGCGCATCGAGGTGGAAGACAATGGGGTGGGCATCGCCCCGGAGCACCTGTCGCGGCTGTTCTCCCATGGCTTCACCACCAAGAAGGAAGGCCATGGCTTTGGCCTTCACTCCAGCGCGCTGGCCGCCGAGGCGATGAAGGGCCGGCTGCGCTGTGAGAGCCAGGGCAAGGGCCATGGCGCGCGCTTCACCCTGGAGCTGCCCCTGAGCGCGCGGGAACCCCCGGCCTGA
- a CDS encoding glycoside hydrolase family 3 C-terminal domain-containing protein: MSEQIKDYKARAQHLVSQMTLEEKALLMSGNGAWTTHKVERLGIPSIFMADGPHGLRKALGPNTADSVPATCFPTASALASSWSTELLAEIGAALARESQANDVQLLLGPGNNMKRSPLGGRNFEYFSEDPFLAGHLAAAYINGLQGQGVGSTLKHFAVNNQEHERMVSSSIVDERTLHEIYLPGFEIAVTQSQPWAIMCAYNKINGVYASENHLLLEDILRDAWGFQGYVVSDWGAVHDRAKGIMAGLNLEMPGSGDVNRKKIIEAVNAGQLPVSRLDEVVAGLLAVVLKATASRRSDVRFDVDEHHALARRAAGESIILLKNEDDLLPLETGGKKKIAVIGAFAKDPRYQGAGSSQVNPTRISNAYAELAALLGGEDRLSYASGYDLEGVTTAQLLEEARQQAKSADLAIVFAGLPDSHESEGFDRSNLDIPEGHNRLIDVVSQVQPNTVVVLMNGSAITMPWVGRVKAILEGWLTGQAGGGAIADILTGKINPSAKLAETFPARLEDTPTSTEFPGLNQQARYGEGVFIGYRYYDKKNITPLFPFGFGLSYTTFDYSELSLGAPSIQDTESLTVELKVKNTGKVAGKEIVQLYVREDKPVVSRPDKELKAFTKVALEPGEEKTVRFTLSRRDFAYYNTNLHRWSVNPGRFDILVGGSSRNLPLRKHVVVEVAQQEVVSLSRHSLVKEFKDHPKGKEFYPQLVGVIMGGTTEESGSVKRTPEEERARKKAEMSTLVFAHDMPVYKLVLFSEGRFSEQKLNDILAQVQ, encoded by the coding sequence ATGTCCGAACAAATCAAAGACTACAAGGCCAGAGCGCAGCACCTGGTGTCGCAGATGACGCTGGAGGAGAAAGCCCTGCTCATGTCTGGCAATGGCGCGTGGACGACCCACAAGGTCGAACGCCTGGGAATTCCTTCCATCTTCATGGCGGATGGCCCGCACGGGCTCAGGAAGGCATTGGGGCCCAATACGGCGGACAGCGTCCCCGCGACCTGCTTCCCCACCGCGTCCGCCCTGGCCTCGAGCTGGAGCACGGAGCTCCTCGCGGAGATTGGCGCCGCCCTGGCGCGCGAGTCGCAAGCCAACGACGTCCAGCTGTTGCTGGGTCCGGGCAACAACATGAAGCGCTCGCCCCTGGGCGGGCGCAACTTCGAGTACTTCTCCGAGGATCCCTTCCTCGCCGGCCACCTGGCGGCCGCGTACATCAACGGGTTGCAGGGGCAGGGGGTGGGAAGCACCCTGAAGCACTTCGCGGTGAACAATCAGGAACACGAGCGGATGGTGAGCAGCTCCATCGTGGATGAGCGCACCCTGCACGAAATCTACCTGCCCGGCTTCGAGATCGCCGTCACCCAGTCGCAGCCGTGGGCGATCATGTGCGCCTACAACAAGATCAACGGCGTCTATGCCTCCGAGAACCACCTGCTGCTCGAGGACATCCTCCGGGATGCCTGGGGCTTCCAGGGGTACGTGGTGTCCGACTGGGGCGCCGTTCATGATCGCGCGAAGGGCATCATGGCCGGGTTGAACCTGGAGATGCCCGGCAGTGGCGACGTGAACCGCAAGAAGATCATCGAGGCCGTCAACGCGGGCCAGCTTCCGGTGTCCCGCCTGGACGAGGTGGTGGCCGGACTGCTCGCCGTGGTCCTCAAGGCCACGGCGAGTCGCCGGAGCGATGTCCGCTTCGACGTGGACGAGCACCATGCCCTGGCACGGCGGGCGGCGGGCGAGAGCATCATCCTCCTGAAGAACGAGGACGACCTGCTGCCGCTGGAGACCGGAGGAAAGAAGAAGATCGCCGTGATTGGCGCGTTCGCCAAGGATCCCCGCTACCAGGGTGCTGGAAGCTCGCAGGTGAATCCGACCCGCATCTCCAACGCCTATGCCGAGCTGGCGGCGCTCCTCGGTGGCGAGGATCGCCTGTCCTACGCGAGCGGCTATGACCTGGAGGGGGTCACCACCGCGCAGCTGCTCGAGGAGGCGCGGCAGCAGGCGAAGAGCGCGGACCTGGCCATCGTCTTCGCCGGTCTGCCGGACAGCCACGAGTCCGAGGGCTTCGACCGCTCCAACCTGGACATCCCCGAGGGCCACAACCGGTTGATCGACGTGGTCAGCCAGGTGCAGCCCAACACGGTGGTGGTGTTGATGAACGGCTCGGCCATCACCATGCCCTGGGTGGGCCGGGTGAAGGCCATCCTGGAGGGCTGGCTGACGGGACAGGCGGGCGGTGGTGCCATCGCCGACATCCTGACCGGCAAGATCAACCCCTCGGCGAAGCTGGCGGAGACCTTCCCGGCGCGGTTGGAGGACACGCCGACCTCCACCGAGTTCCCCGGCCTCAACCAGCAGGCCCGCTACGGCGAGGGCGTCTTCATCGGCTACCGGTACTACGACAAGAAGAACATCACGCCGCTGTTCCCGTTTGGTTTCGGCCTGAGCTACACGACCTTCGACTACTCGGAGCTGAGCCTCGGCGCGCCGTCCATCCAGGACACCGAGAGCCTGACGGTGGAGCTGAAGGTCAAGAACACGGGGAAGGTGGCCGGAAAGGAGATCGTCCAGCTCTACGTCCGCGAGGACAAGCCGGTGGTCAGCCGTCCGGACAAGGAGCTCAAGGCCTTCACCAAGGTGGCGCTCGAGCCCGGCGAGGAGAAGACGGTGCGCTTCACGCTGAGCCGGCGTGACTTCGCCTACTACAACACCAACCTCCACCGCTGGTCCGTCAACCCGGGCCGCTTCGACATCCTGGTGGGTGGCTCGTCCCGGAACCTGCCCCTGCGCAAGCACGTCGTGGTGGAGGTGGCCCAGCAGGAGGTGGTCTCGCTGTCACGCCACTCCCTGGTGAAGGAGTTCAAGGATCACCCCAAGGGCAAGGAGTTCTACCCCCAGCTCGTGGGCGTCATCATGGGCGGGACGACCGAGGAGTCTGGCTCCGTCAAGCGCACGCCCGAGGAGGAGCGCGCCCGGAAGAAGGCCGAGATGTCGACGCTGGTGTTCGCCCACGACATGCCCGTCTACAAGCTGGTGCTCTTCTCCGAGGGCAGGTTCTCCGAGCAGAAGCTCAACGACATCCTGGCGCAGGTGCAGTAG
- a CDS encoding ABC transporter substrate-binding protein, whose translation MGLVSLGGLAGCSKSKQQEESTPAATATAPAAAKATAVTIAQEAQTSWIRNFNPLLASSSSRWPTRAGIYEPMLIFNVLKADYVPWLAEKYTWGEGNKTLTFSVRPGVKWSDGQPFTAKDVAFTFELLKKHKALDLSAVWAFLEGVQAKDDATVEFTFSRVFVPGLLYIAQQPIVPEHKWKDVADPVSYKNENPVATGPFTEIKVFQNQIWEIGRNPNYWQQGKPYVQALRFPAYPGNDQANLALLNGEVDYAGNFVPDIERLYVSKDKENNHYWFPLVGNTVILYTNTTKKPFNDVRVRKALSMAIDREQIVKVAMYNYTRPSDATALSETHDSWRNPKAVEAGDWVKFDAAKAGALLDEAGYKRGDDGIRVGPDKQPLRYDINVVTGWSDWVRAAQIIAQNLKQVGIDATLKTYDFSPWFERIQKGEFDLSMGWSSDEPNPYYVYRDFLGTETVQPVGVVSSRNWHRFGNKDADALLKAFEATSDPAEQKKISDQLQVLFVENAPVIPLFPGPSWGEYSTRRFTGFPNKENPYAKLTPNAPPENLLVLTEIKPK comes from the coding sequence ATGGGTCTTGTCTCCTTGGGGGGACTGGCGGGCTGTTCGAAGAGCAAGCAGCAGGAAGAGAGCACGCCAGCGGCCACCGCGACGGCTCCCGCGGCGGCCAAGGCCACGGCCGTCACCATTGCCCAGGAGGCGCAGACCTCCTGGATTCGCAACTTCAATCCCCTGCTGGCCAGCAGCAGTTCGCGCTGGCCCACCCGCGCCGGCATCTACGAGCCGATGCTCATCTTCAACGTGCTCAAGGCGGACTACGTGCCGTGGCTCGCCGAGAAGTACACGTGGGGCGAGGGCAACAAGACGCTCACCTTCTCCGTGCGTCCGGGCGTGAAGTGGTCGGACGGCCAGCCGTTCACCGCCAAGGACGTGGCCTTCACCTTCGAGCTGCTCAAGAAGCACAAGGCGTTGGATCTGTCGGCCGTCTGGGCGTTCCTCGAGGGCGTGCAGGCCAAGGATGACGCCACGGTGGAGTTCACCTTCAGCCGCGTCTTCGTGCCCGGCCTGCTCTACATCGCGCAGCAGCCGATCGTCCCCGAGCACAAGTGGAAGGACGTCGCCGATCCGGTCTCCTACAAGAACGAGAACCCCGTGGCCACGGGGCCCTTCACGGAGATCAAGGTCTTCCAGAACCAGATCTGGGAGATCGGCCGCAACCCGAACTACTGGCAGCAGGGCAAGCCCTACGTCCAGGCCCTGCGCTTCCCGGCCTATCCCGGCAATGACCAGGCCAACCTCGCGCTGCTCAATGGCGAGGTGGACTACGCGGGCAACTTCGTGCCGGACATCGAGCGGCTCTACGTGAGCAAGGACAAGGAGAACAATCACTACTGGTTCCCGCTCGTGGGCAACACGGTGATTCTCTACACCAACACCACGAAGAAGCCCTTCAACGACGTGCGCGTGCGCAAGGCGCTCAGCATGGCGATCGACCGCGAGCAGATCGTCAAGGTCGCCATGTACAACTACACGCGGCCCTCGGACGCCACCGCCCTCAGCGAGACCCACGACAGCTGGCGCAACCCCAAGGCCGTGGAGGCCGGGGACTGGGTGAAGTTCGACGCCGCCAAGGCCGGTGCCCTGCTCGACGAGGCGGGCTACAAGCGCGGCGACGATGGCATTCGCGTGGGGCCGGACAAGCAGCCCCTGCGCTACGACATCAACGTGGTGACGGGCTGGTCCGACTGGGTGCGCGCCGCGCAGATCATCGCGCAGAACCTGAAGCAGGTGGGCATCGACGCGACCCTGAAGACCTACGACTTCAGCCCCTGGTTCGAGCGCATCCAGAAGGGTGAGTTCGATCTGTCCATGGGCTGGTCCTCCGACGAGCCCAATCCGTACTACGTCTACCGGGACTTCCTCGGGACCGAGACGGTCCAGCCCGTGGGCGTGGTCTCGTCGCGCAACTGGCACCGCTTCGGCAACAAGGACGCGGACGCACTGCTCAAGGCGTTCGAGGCCACGAGCGATCCCGCGGAGCAGAAGAAGATCTCCGATCAGCTCCAGGTGCTCTTCGTGGAGAACGCGCCCGTCATCCCGCTCTTCCCCGGCCCGTCCTGGGGTGAGTACAGCACGCGCCGCTTCACGGGTTTCCCGAACAAGGAGAACCCCTACGCGAAGCTCACGCCCAACGCTCCCCCGGAGAACCTCCTCGTCCTGACGGAGATCAAGCCCAAGTAA
- a CDS encoding chemotaxis protein CheB — protein MNGTGILSTNGIRAEAFRGRVSAVVLGVSAGGVEALSFLLPLLPRTFRPALLIVLHIPPERPSLLVDIFAPRCALPVREAQDKEPVKPGTVYFAPPDYHLMVDTGPTLSLSVDEPVHYSRPSIDVLFESAAYIYGARLAAVILTGANEDGARGLAAVRAAGGVTLVQSPETAHMPVMPAAALAQGPVDFVLPLAQLAQVLGELGADAKA, from the coding sequence GTGAACGGCACGGGCATCCTCAGCACCAATGGAATCAGAGCCGAGGCGTTCCGGGGCCGCGTCTCCGCCGTCGTGCTGGGCGTGTCCGCGGGAGGCGTGGAAGCACTGTCCTTCCTCCTGCCCCTGCTGCCGCGCACCTTCCGTCCCGCCCTGTTGATCGTCCTGCACATCCCGCCCGAGCGGCCCAGCCTGCTCGTGGACATCTTCGCGCCCCGGTGCGCCCTGCCGGTGAGGGAGGCCCAGGACAAGGAGCCGGTGAAGCCCGGGACGGTCTACTTCGCGCCCCCGGACTACCACCTGATGGTGGACACGGGGCCCACCCTGTCGCTCTCGGTGGATGAGCCCGTCCACTACTCGCGCCCCTCCATCGACGTGCTGTTCGAATCGGCGGCGTACATCTACGGCGCCCGGCTCGCGGCCGTCATCCTCACGGGCGCCAACGAGGATGGAGCACGAGGCCTCGCGGCGGTGCGCGCGGCGGGGGGCGTCACGCTGGTGCAGTCGCCCGAGACCGCGCACATGCCGGTCATGCCCGCCGCGGCCCTCGCGCAGGGGCCCGTGGACTTCGTGCTGCCCCTCGCGCAGCTCGCCCAGGTGCTCGGCGAGTTGGGAGCGGACGCAAAAGCCTGA
- a CDS encoding CARDB domain-containing protein — MKASLGALSLMALLGCQTPEPSAAGAGAATSPLVTGPDFVVTELSAPPSVLPATAFEVSATVCNHGGQGGSTKATLFLSADTVISEQTDYPGGQLYLPYLQPGQCSRQTTMMYAQVPSEGRWHVGALLDSIGDENPGNNTRVSAPMGIGHQADFIITSVKGPASVDFGQSLTAQVTVCNQGTRTESTQVALLLSEDENIRFPSSSTPPEDAVVGDVPVPPLASGQCATVSISGNAYPPHMSSPNVRAFHLGAVVDPLNSTPEFTEDNTHPGYLLGLGYAPDFVISSVKGPASVDFGQSLTAQVTVCNQGTRSRDTRVFLLLSQDENIRFPSSSAPPEDSILGDVPVPPLAPGQCTTVSISSSNIYPPPTSPPNTRAFHLGAALDPYYSPDELRTDNNTHPGYLLGVGSAPDFVISSVKGPASVDFGQPLTAQVTVCNQGTRAEGTRVFLLLSQDENIRLPSYPLPPEDSILGDVPVPPLVPNQCTTVSISSSSVYPPYMSSPNTRAFHLGAVVDPNYAPNELRTDNNTHPGYLLGVGSAPDFVISSVKGPASVDFGQPLTAQVTVCNQGTRSRDTRVFLLLSQDENIRFPSSSAPPEDSILGDVPVPPLAPGQCTTVSISSSNIYPPPTSPPNTRAFHLGAALDPYYSPDELRTDNNTHPGYLLGVGSAPDFVISSVKGPASVDFGQPLTAQVTVCNQGTRTEGTQVMLVLSQDENLRLPSPSAPPEDQVVGGTPVSPLAPNQCATVSISSSNIYPPPTSPPNTRAFHLGAVVDPNYAPNELRTDNNTHAGYLLGVGSAPDFVISSVKGPASVDFGQPFTAQVTVCNQGTRPYDSRVYLLVSLDENIRFPSSSAPPEDNVVGDAPVPPLAPNQCATVSISSSNIYPPPMSPPNTRAFHLGAVVDPNYAPNELRTDNNTHSGYLLGVGHDADFVISSVESPVFVRSGQSLTTQVNVCNQGTLAASTRVSVLLSTDTTFRLPSPSTPPEDVIVGETQTGLLQPGWCETVSITGNAWLPPSTNPNTQGLVYVGAMVNLDQMTPELRADNNTLLGGWLYIAP; from the coding sequence ATGAAAGCGAGCCTGGGAGCCCTCTCCTTGATGGCCCTCCTGGGATGTCAGACACCCGAGCCTTCCGCGGCGGGCGCGGGTGCGGCCACGAGCCCACTGGTCACCGGACCCGATTTCGTGGTGACGGAGTTGAGCGCTCCCCCCAGCGTGTTGCCAGCAACCGCCTTCGAGGTTTCGGCCACGGTGTGCAACCACGGAGGACAGGGAGGCTCCACGAAGGCGACGTTGTTCCTCTCCGCGGACACCGTCATCTCCGAGCAGACGGACTACCCCGGGGGACAACTCTACCTGCCCTATCTACAGCCCGGGCAGTGCTCGCGGCAGACGACGATGATGTACGCCCAGGTGCCCTCGGAGGGACGCTGGCACGTGGGAGCACTCCTCGATTCCATCGGGGATGAGAACCCGGGCAACAACACGCGCGTCAGCGCGCCGATGGGCATCGGCCACCAGGCGGACTTCATCATCACCTCAGTGAAGGGCCCCGCCAGCGTGGACTTCGGCCAGTCCCTCACCGCCCAGGTCACCGTCTGCAACCAGGGCACCCGGACCGAAAGTACCCAGGTGGCCTTGCTCCTGTCCGAGGACGAGAACATCCGCTTCCCCTCGTCCTCCACGCCTCCCGAGGATGCCGTCGTGGGTGACGTGCCAGTGCCTCCGCTGGCCTCCGGCCAGTGCGCCACGGTGTCCATCTCTGGCAACGCCTATCCCCCCCACATGAGTTCGCCCAACGTGCGCGCCTTCCACCTGGGCGCCGTGGTGGACCCGCTCAACTCCACCCCGGAGTTCACCGAGGACAACACCCACCCGGGCTACCTGCTGGGCCTGGGGTACGCGCCGGACTTCGTCATCTCCTCGGTCAAGGGCCCCGCCAGCGTGGACTTCGGCCAGTCCCTCACCGCCCAGGTCACCGTCTGCAACCAGGGCACCCGCTCCCGGGACACCCGCGTGTTCCTCCTCCTGTCCCAGGACGAGAACATCCGCTTCCCCTCGTCTTCGGCTCCCCCCGAGGACAGCATCCTGGGAGACGTACCGGTGCCTCCACTGGCCCCCGGCCAGTGCACCACGGTGTCCATCTCCTCCAGCAACATCTACCCGCCGCCCACGAGCCCGCCCAACACGCGCGCCTTCCACCTGGGCGCCGCGTTGGACCCGTACTACTCACCCGATGAACTGCGCACGGACAACAACACCCACCCGGGCTACCTGCTGGGCGTGGGGAGTGCGCCGGACTTCGTCATCTCCTCGGTGAAGGGCCCCGCCAGCGTGGACTTCGGCCAGCCTCTCACCGCCCAGGTCACCGTCTGCAACCAGGGCACCCGGGCCGAGGGCACCCGCGTGTTCCTCCTCCTGTCCCAGGACGAGAACATCCGCCTCCCCTCCTACCCACTGCCTCCCGAGGACAGCATCCTGGGAGACGTACCGGTGCCTCCGCTGGTCCCCAACCAGTGCACCACGGTGTCCATCTCCTCCAGCAGCGTCTACCCACCGTACATGAGTTCTCCCAACACGCGCGCCTTCCACCTGGGCGCCGTGGTGGACCCGAACTACGCCCCCAATGAACTGCGCACGGACAACAACACCCACCCGGGCTACCTGCTGGGCGTGGGGAGTGCGCCGGACTTCGTCATCTCCTCGGTGAAGGGCCCCGCCAGCGTGGACTTCGGCCAGCCTCTCACCGCCCAGGTCACCGTCTGCAACCAGGGCACCCGCTCCCGGGACACCCGCGTGTTCCTCCTCCTGTCCCAGGACGAGAACATCCGCTTCCCCTCGTCTTCGGCTCCCCCCGAGGACAGCATCCTGGGGGACGTACCGGTGCCTCCACTGGCCCCCGGCCAGTGCACCACGGTGTCCATCTCCTCCAGCAACATCTACCCGCCGCCCACGAGCCCGCCCAACACGCGCGCCTTCCACCTGGGCGCCGCGTTGGACCCGTACTACTCACCCGATGAACTGCGCACGGACAACAACACCCACCCGGGCTACCTGCTGGGCGTGGGGAGTGCGCCGGACTTCGTCATCTCCTCGGTGAAGGGCCCCGCCAGCGTGGACTTCGGCCAGCCTCTCACCGCCCAGGTCACCGTCTGCAACCAGGGCACCCGGACCGAAGGCACCCAGGTGATGCTCGTGCTGTCCCAGGACGAGAACCTGCGCCTCCCCTCGCCGTCCGCGCCTCCCGAGGACCAGGTCGTGGGCGGCACGCCGGTGTCGCCGCTGGCTCCCAACCAGTGCGCCACGGTGTCCATCTCCTCCAGCAACATCTACCCGCCACCCACGAGCCCGCCCAACACGCGCGCCTTCCACCTGGGCGCCGTGGTGGACCCGAACTACGCCCCCAATGAGCTGCGCACGGACAACAACACCCACGCGGGCTACCTGCTGGGCGTGGGGAGTGCGCCGGACTTCGTCATCTCCTCGGTCAAGGGCCCCGCCAGCGTGGACTTCGGCCAGCCCTTCACCGCCCAGGTCACCGTCTGCAACCAGGGCACCCGCCCCTACGACAGCCGCGTGTACCTCCTCGTGTCCCTGGACGAGAACATCCGCTTCCCCTCGTCTTCGGCTCCCCCCGAGGACAACGTCGTGGGTGACGCGCCGGTGCCACCGCTGGCCCCCAACCAGTGCGCCACGGTGTCCATCTCCTCCAGCAACATCTACCCGCCGCCCATGAGCCCGCCCAACACGCGCGCCTTCCACCTGGGCGCCGTGGTGGACCCGAACTACGCCCCCAATGAGCTGCGCACGGACAACAACACCCACTCGGGTTACCTGCTGGGCGTGGGCCACGACGCGGACTTCGTCATCTCCTCGGTGGAGAGTCCCGTGTTCGTCCGGAGCGGACAGAGCCTCACCACCCAGGTGAACGTCTGCAACCAGGGAACCCTGGCCGCGAGCACCCGGGTGAGCGTGCTCCTGTCCACGGACACCACCTTCCGTCTCCCCTCACCGTCCACGCCTCCCGAGGATGTCATCGTGGGCGAGACCCAAACGGGCCTTCTCCAGCCCGGCTGGTGCGAGACCGTGTCCATCACCGGAAATGCCTGGCTGCCGCCGTCGACCAACCCGAACACGCAAGGGCTGGTCTACGTGGGCGCCATGGTGAATCTGGACCAGATGACCCCCGAGCTGCGCGCGGACAACAACACCCTGCTCGGCGGGTGGCTCTACATCGCCCCCTGA
- a CDS encoding SMI1/KNR4 family protein produces MATSMSRLLEEVSRDHFPYPSATPEEIEEFERRVGWRLDAELRAFYLHCNGAELIERLPDSPYQILPLSEIVRARVAIFGKRNDDDGHGPASVYALCDVQDGNYVLVDVSREENGRYPLFDGDHEAWPDLAYCKQVASSFSEFLEQVLRTRRGLYWLGE; encoded by the coding sequence ATGGCCACGTCCATGAGCCGCTTGCTCGAAGAGGTCTCCCGCGATCACTTCCCGTATCCCTCCGCCACGCCCGAGGAGATCGAGGAGTTCGAACGGCGGGTAGGCTGGCGGTTGGATGCGGAGCTGCGGGCCTTCTACCTGCACTGCAACGGCGCCGAGTTGATTGAACGGCTACCCGACTCGCCCTACCAGATACTTCCTCTCTCGGAGATTGTCCGAGCGCGAGTCGCCATCTTCGGGAAGAGAAACGACGATGATGGGCACGGACCAGCTTCGGTGTACGCCCTTTGTGACGTGCAGGACGGCAACTACGTGCTGGTGGACGTGAGCCGCGAGGAGAATGGTCGCTACCCCCTCTTCGACGGCGACCATGAGGCGTGGCCAGACCTGGCCTACTGCAAGCAGGTCGCCAGTTCGTTCTCTGAATTCTTGGAGCAGGTGCTGCGGACCCGGCGTGGCCTCTACTGGCTGGGGGAATGA
- a CDS encoding SDR family oxidoreductase: MKTILLTGCSSGFGLDTARYFLEHGWKVIATMRTPREDVLPRSEHLRVLALDVTDPRSIRETVEAAGPIDVLVNNAGVGLMSIFEGTSMETVRATFEANTFGAMAVTQAFLPRFRQQKAGVIVNVSSSTTLKSLPMLAVYTASKAALNAFTESLALELQPFNVRVSLVLPGQSPETPFARNAQAQMRKQGVAVPEAYSDFTRSIFERRTRHSGPFTRSLDVAEAIWRAVNDPSCPLRQPAGADAAELARST, translated from the coding sequence ATGAAAACGATCTTGCTCACCGGATGCTCGTCCGGATTCGGCCTCGACACTGCCCGCTACTTCCTCGAGCACGGCTGGAAGGTCATCGCCACGATGCGCACGCCGCGGGAGGACGTGTTGCCCCGGTCCGAGCATCTGCGCGTGCTCGCGCTCGACGTCACCGACCCACGGAGCATTCGCGAAACGGTGGAAGCCGCCGGACCGATCGACGTGCTGGTCAACAATGCGGGCGTCGGCCTGATGAGTATCTTCGAGGGCACCTCGATGGAAACGGTCCGCGCCACCTTCGAAGCGAACACATTCGGTGCGATGGCCGTGACCCAGGCGTTCCTGCCTCGGTTCAGGCAACAGAAGGCGGGGGTCATCGTGAACGTCTCGTCGAGCACGACGCTGAAGTCGCTCCCAATGCTTGCCGTGTACACCGCGAGCAAAGCGGCGCTCAACGCATTCACCGAGTCACTCGCGTTGGAGCTCCAGCCCTTCAATGTGCGGGTGAGCCTCGTGCTCCCGGGGCAGTCCCCGGAGACGCCCTTTGCGCGGAACGCACAGGCGCAGATGCGCAAGCAGGGCGTCGCCGTCCCCGAGGCGTACTCCGACTTCACGCGGAGCATCTTCGAGAGGCGCACGAGGCACTCGGGGCCGTTTACCCGCTCGCTCGACGTGGCAGAAGCCATCTGGCGCGCGGTGAACGATCCGTCGTGCCCGCTCCGCCAGCCCGCCGGCGCGGACGCCGCGGAGTTGGCCAGGTCAACCTGA